A window of Nicotiana tabacum cultivar K326 chromosome 24, ASM71507v2, whole genome shotgun sequence contains these coding sequences:
- the LOC107784471 gene encoding sec-independent protein translocase protein TATC, chloroplastic, translating into MGSSSALISNLHLTQTHCFKCINSRTALNINPQRPKLNLSNRKDLKRFNRLVCSAVEDAKEKQREINGANASNLGSAVEDRPDVADGSSESVFKNDESDSDGSIVYDFLYPSKELLPDDKEMTLFDHLEELRQRLFVSVLAVGAAIVGCFAFSKELILILEAPVLAQGVRFLQLGPGEFFFTTLKVSGYSGLLLGAPVILYEIIAFVLPGLTMSERRFLAPIVLGSSVLFYTGIVFSHLVLTPAALNFFVNYAEGAVESFWSIDQYFEFVLVLMFSTGLSFQVPVIQLLLGQTGLVSGDQMLSIWRYVVVGAVVAAAVLTPSTDPLTQMLLAGPLLGLYLGGAWMVKLSGR; encoded by the exons atgggAAGTTCAAGTGCTCTAATCTCAAATCTTCACCTAACTCAAACTCACTGTTTCAAATGCATAAATTCAAGAACTGCTCTAAATATTAACCCCCAAAGACCAAAATTGAATCTTTCTAACAGAAAAGACTTGAAAAGGTTCAATAGACTTGTTTGTTCAGCTGTTGAAGATGCTAAAGAGAAGCAAAGAGAAATTAATGGTGCAAATGCTAGTAATCTTGGTTCAGCTGTTGAAGATAGGCCCg ATGTTGCTGATGGCTCAAGCGAGAGTGTATTTAAGAATGATGAATCAGATAGTGATGGGAGTATTGTTTATGATTTCCTTTACCCTAGTAAAGAGCTCCTACCTGATGATAAAGAAATGACTCTATTCGATCATTTGGAGGAGTTGCGTCAGAGACTCTTTGTGTCTGTTTTGGCCGTTGGTGCTGCTATAGTGGGATGTTTTGCCttctcaaaagaacttatcttgATTCTTGAAGCCCCTGTTCTAGCACAAGGTGTTCGATTTTTGCAACTAGGTCCAGGAGAGTTCTTTTTCACTACTTTAAAG GTCTCAGGATATAGTGGCCTTCTTTTAGGGGCTCCCGTGATTCTCTACGAGATCATAGCTTTTGTTCTTCCTGGTTTAACAATGTCAGAAAGAAGATTCCTGGCAccaattgtccttggatcttcaGTACTTTTCTACACCGGCATTGTTTTCTCACACTTGGTTCTCACTCCAGCAGCCTTGAATTTCTTTGTCAATTATGCAGAAGGGGCTGTCGAATCCTTTTGGTCCATTGATCAATACTTTGAATTTGTGCTCGTACTCATGTTCAGCACAGGATTGTCTTTCCAG GTTCCTGTCATTCAACTGCTTCTTGGACAAACTGGTCTGGTGTCGGGAGATCAAATGCTGTCGATTTGGAGATACGTGGTGGTAGGTGCTGTCGTTGCTGCTGCAGTACTCACACCATCAACTGATCCCCTTACCCAAATGCTTCTAGCTGGCCCCCTTTTGGGACTTTACTTGGGTGGAGCGTGGATGGTTAAGCTTTCTGGTCGATAG